The stretch of DNA AAAAGCAACTCGCCAGCTTCTCCAACAAAATTTAATCCTACTGGTTTTGGAGTTTTAGTGGAAGATCTTGTAAGTTTTCCAGAACGTGACGAAAACGGAATCCGTTTACAAGGTGATGTAGTTTTGAAACCGGATGCACAATTTTTCGAGTTCTACCATACGAATACAAAAGCTGATGCAGGCTTCGAAACAGAAGCAGAACAAGATTCAATCAAAATTACACCTAAGTTTGTGGCTCAACATCCTGGTAACGAAGTTGAATCGCGTGAATTTATCTCGAATATGTTAGGGAAAGATGTGATCTTATTCGTTGGATCTTGCGACGATAAAGGTTTTGATGTTATTGGGGAACCTTGTTTACCAATGCAGTTAGTTCCATCGCAAACGAACAACAGCGACGGAAAATTCTTTACATTAACGTGGCAAGCTTATGGTTCTACCGATAAGTTAAATGCTTTCTACGAAGGTAACATTGTAAGAAGCGAAGTACCAACGTCAACAGGTAATGTAGTTGCCGTAGATGGTAATGTAAGCAAGGTTGTAAAAGTTGCAGCGTCAACTACAACAGATACATTAGAGATTACGCCTACAAATCTAAAAAACAACGACCAAGTAACATTAATTGGTTCGGGTGGTTCTGCTCCTTATACATTAGAGAGCGGGGTTGCTGGTGGCGTTACAGTGGTATTATTTAACGGTACACAATGGACTGCATTAGATGATGCTTCTATCACTTTAAAATATGTAGATGGTGGAACAACCAAATACTTATACGAAGTAGCAAGAGGCTAAATTTATTTTTTCATAGTATAGTTGGTTTTAAAAGGCGATTAGTTTTCTAATCGCCTTTTTTGTAATATTGTTAAAACTAAACTATATATATGAAAAACTTTGTTGCAATTGATTTTGAAACAGCTAATCGAAAGCGTATTAGTGCTTGCTCTATTGGATTATCAATTTTTGAAGATGGTAAATTAATTGAATGTAAGCACTTTTATATTAAACCTCCTATTAATGAGGAATTTGAATCTATAAATATGAGAATCCATAAAATTACACCAGAAGATGTAAAAGATGCTTGTAATTTTTTAGATTTATGGAATACCCAATTAAATTCTATTTTAAATAATCAATTCATTGTATTACATAATTCGAGTATGGATTATAGTATTTTAAAACAATTAATCGAATTTTATGATATCAAAAATGTATATTTTAAGTATTTAGATACGATGTTATTGGCTAAAAATTTAGGGTATCCGCAAAAATTAGAATTATTATGTGAAGAATTTAATATCAAATTTGATAACATTCACAAAGCAGATGAAGATTCAAAAGTTTGTGGAGAGTTGTTTCTAAAGTTAATAAATATTGATTCTGATATTGAAAACTCAATCAAGCATTACCCTGAAAGAGATAAAAAATATTACGAAAGTATTTCTATTGAAAGAGATAAAGAATACAAAATCTTAATAGATAAATTTAGAGTTTCTAAAAAAGAGTTAGATAATATAGTTATAAATGGAAATAATTTCTTGTTTACAGGTGAAATATTAGAACCACGACATATTGCTGAAAAATTTATAACAAATAACGGAGGTAAAATTGTAAAATCAATTCAAAAAAAACTTAATTTTTTAGTTGTTGGAAAAGATTACGGTTGGAGCAAAATTGACAAGACAGTAGAATTAAATAATAAAGATTGTTCTATCCAAATATTATTGGAGGAGGATTTTAATATTTTAAAATCTAAGGTTTTTCAATTTAGATTAACAAAAAAAATAGTAGATGTATATGATGATTATTTTATTCAAACAGCCAAAGTAAATTCCTTTTATGGAAAATATATATATTATTCTCAAAACTTCAAACAACCGCATAATAGTATATATCAATTAGGTGGAAACTTAAATGGTACTGTAGTAAACCATTGGTCTGATGAAAGTCAATTAACGAACTTTTTTATTATAAGTGATGCAGATTATGCATCCTTGGAAAGTGGTGAATTAAGTCAAGAAGTAATTTTTATTCAAGAATTAATTAAAAAGCAACAATCAATAAAAGATTTTCAAACCCAAATAATTAGTTCAAATCTTAAAATTGTAAAATTTAAAACCTTTGAAAATTACCTTCAAAACAGGACAAAGTTAAATTCGAATAATATAATATCTGAATCAGAATTAAAAAGAGATATTTTTTTATTAACTGATAATAATAATTAATTTAAAACAATGGGAAATTACGGATATTTAGAAATCGTAAATATTAGGAGGTATATTTATTTTAGCTATTATATTGGCATTGATATTATTAATCATATACCTAATAAAAAAAATCAAAAAATAAGTTATGCAAATGCATAACTTATTTTTTTTGTTTTATATTTGCTTTGCGAAATCAAACGAGGGTTTTGTTATATATACAACTTTCCTCTAAACACAATTTAAATAAAGATATTAAAAATACGCTCTGGCGTGTGGTTACATTTGTTATAGATAACATCTATACTCTTGTTTGGTTTCGCGACTCCCACATAGCCAGGGCTTTTTTGTTGGCTAATATTTTAAAGTTATAAAAATGCGAAACCAAACAACTTCAAAACAAACAGCAATCGCACGTAAAGCAACTGCAGGACAAGAACAATTCTTAACAGAGTTACAAGATCTATTAACGTATTCAGACCCAAAGGATGTAATCAATACCCTTGATTCGGTTTATTTAGATTGGCTGGGTTCTAATTACGCAGACGATAATACATACCGCACAGATGCAACCAATGTTTTCCGCTATATCATCAATATGATAAAAGCGTTTGATAAACAACCAGAAGTTGCAGCACAAATCTTCAAGAATTTAAAAACTACCAACGATGCAGTATAGAAATGTTGTAAGTGTTGTTTCTTTACAAGGTATAGAAATAGATGCAGGTAGTCTTTGGACTTTCGATAAAAATCTAAATTTACTTATCTTAGTAGATGAAGATGAATATATAACACACAAACCAAGTAACGATATATTTGAAAAAGTGTGAGTTTATTTATAGTTAGGTTAGTTAAATGCGAGATTCTTTTGTAATCTCGCATTATTTATTTAGGCAAGATATTGCGTATAACTTCAAGATTTATTATCTTTATATTATGAATTACATTAAATTTCTTTACGAAAAATCAGATTATAAATCGGTTAAAGACTTTGCAAAAGATGCCGATATTTCCGAACGTACAATGAATTCGTACATTTACGAAAATCGAGATATTCCACTTTCTAAATTCATTAAAATTTGCAACGCACTAAACTTAGATTTCGAAAAGTTTATCAATCAATAATGTAATTTAGAATTATTCTACATAAGATTATAACAACACTATTTATGAGCTTTTTGTCAAAATATTTTGGACAAAATTTTTTACCATAAATTTTTATTATAAACATCGTGTTTGATTGTATAAACAATTAGAATATATTTATATAACAATTTACTAATCAAGTTGTAAATAAACCGCTAAGCATGAACATTTTAATTGACAAACCAGTTTCTGAAACATACAACACTGCTTTTAGTGTTTCGGAGAACTTCAAAAAAACAATTGAAGAAGGAAGTGACGAGCATTTAGATTTTATTTCTTCGTTAAAACCTTTACACGATTCGTTTATTAATGCTTTAGATAAATTTAATCAGGCTTTTGCACTTAATTTCCCAAATAACGAAAAGGATAAAGAAGAAAGCCTTGTAAAAATCAAAGAATTAATGAATCTTGTAGAATTTACAAGAATAGTTTATGATGAAAACGAATTTACAAGAAAATCATTTCCTACTTTTAGAGAAAACTTACTAATCCAATCCAACGAATTACTTGAATTCATTCACGATTTATCAAAAGATAATTCAATTTGGGATGATGAAGATTTAATATTTTAGAATGAAATTTGAATGCACCGCCAGATTTAAAAAAGAATACAAAGAATTAAAAACGGATAACTCTAAAATATTTGAAGATCTAAAAAAAGATTTATTTGATTTATCTATAGATCAACTATTTCATCATTACCAAAATTTAAGTAAGGGGAATAATACTGTTCGATTAAAAAAACACAGAGTAAGAAATAGTAGTAAAAACCAATCATCAATTGGTGGTTTTCGAATTTATTTTCATATCAATAAAGAAACCGAAATTGTACGATTAATGACAATCTATTGCAAAGTAGGGAAAAGAAAACACAGAAAAATAGTACTAACTGATGATGAAGAAAAACAAATTAAAGAAGAATTAAAACAACACCAAAAAAATGATTGTTTTATTCAATTAGAAATAGAACCGAAAAAAATTATTTTTAAAGTTCCAGTTGAAACCACTCCCTAAAAGAGTGGTTTTTTTATTTTACCTTCCATCCTATCCTCCAACGGTGATCTACAATTTGCAAATGAAATTCTAAATTTTCTACATTCTTCACTTTAGAAAATAAACGTTTGATCATAGCATCGGTCATCCATACATCCTCCATCTCAAAAAAAGCCTGAATAATTTTATTGTTTCTACGAACAACATATATAAATCCTGTTGCTACTACTCTATCCTTTGCCCATTCTTGAATATTCTCTGAATACTTTGGATACACAAAACTTATTACTTTGAAAATTTGTTGAAGTTGTGTCGAATTAATTTCCATTCAACAAAATTAACCATTGTATTTGTGTCAGCAAAAACCTTATTCATCTCCCCGATTTTGCAGTAAAACTGCAACATGGCAAAGAAAATTCACGAAGAAGATATAAAACTGAATATCATCATCAATGGTGATAAATCTCAAAAAGAATTAGCTGATCTTGATAAAAGCACAAAGGCTCTTGTATCTACCAACAAAGATTTAAAGAAAGCGAAAGCTGAATTGGTTGCACAAGGTAAAAGGGATTCGCAAGAGTTTAAGAACCTTACCAATCAAATCAAAGAAAACAACGCGACGATAAAAGCCAACGAGGACCGAATGAAAGCGTTGAGAAATGCGATTGGTATCAATGCATTATCCATCCAACAACTTCGTAAACATGCCAACGAACTTAAGTATTCGTTAAATACAATGGTTCCAGGCACAACAGAATGGAAAAATCTTAACACTCAATTACAAGAAACTAACGCACGCATTCGCCAATTAACTGCAACTGGACAAGCCCAAAAATTAAGCTTTGGAGCTGCTGCCGATTGGTTAAATCGCTATCAAACCATGTTAGTTTCAGTAGCCGCTACAATTACAGGTCTTACCTACTCGGTACAAAAGTGGATGGATTATATGGGAGAGTTATCTGATGCTGAATCTGATGTTATGAAAACAGCTTCTATGACTAAAACAGAAATAGAAGATTTATCAAAATCATTAGGGGAATTAGATACCAGAACATCTCGGATTAATTTATTAAAAATTGCAGAAGAAGGTGGTCGTATAGGTATAGCAAAAGAGGAAATGGCTGATTTTGTTAAGGTAATGGACCAAGTGTACGTTGCATTAGGTGATTCTTTTACTGGAGGAGTAGAAGAAGTTGCGTCTAAGCTAGGTAAACTTAAGATGTTATTTGAAGAAACTAAAGATATGGATGTACCAAATGCATATAATGCAATTGGTTCAGCTATTAATGATTTAGGTGCTAATGGTGTTGCTACAGAAAATAATATTGCAGAATTCACTACAAGAATTGGCGCATTACCTCAGACATTAAAACCATCTATAGCAGACACATTAGCGTTGGGTGCAGCATTCGAAGAATCAGGTATTGAAGCAGAAGTATCAGCAAGAGCTTACTCAATATTTCTTAATAGAGCATCTACAGAAACAGCTTCATTTGCTAAGGTTATGGGATTGCCTGTAGAGAAAGTGAAAGAAATGATTAATGCTAATCCATTAGAGTTCTTTTTAAAATTTGCAGAAAGATTAAAAGGAATTAATCCAGAAGCTGTAGAAATGGCTCAATTATTAGATCACCTTAAAATTAATGCTGATGGAGCAAATAAGGTAATTGGAGCAGCAGCAAATAACAGCGAACGTTTTAGAGAAACTATAGAATTATCTAATCAATCTTTTATCTCTGCAAACTCGCTATTAAATGAATTTGCAATAAAAAACAGCAACTTAGCTGCAATAATGGATAAAACCAAAAAAACTTTTGCGCAAATCTTTTCTTCTGAAACTTTAACTAAAGTATTAGGAAGTAGTATTGAATGGTTCGCAAAATTTATTGGTGCAGTTAATGACACAGATGGCTCAGTTACAAAATGGAGAAATAACCTTGTTTTATTAGTAAAAACATTTGCTATTATAATAGCTACAATTATTAGTTATAAATCAGCATTAGTACTTACAACTTTGTGGAGTACAACATTAACTAAAGCAACAAATTTACTAAATGCTTCGCAAAAAGCTTCAGCAATAACAGGTAATCTATTAAAAGGAGTTTATTTACTATTAAGCTCGGCTTATTACCTGCTTACAGGGCAAGTAAACAAAGCTACTGCGTCCATGCGTTTATTTAACATTGCCGTTAAAATAAATCCGATTGGTGTACTATTATCTGTAATAACTTTAGTCACTACAGCTGTAATTGCTTTTAGTGATAGATTAGAAGAAACTGAGAAAAATATCCGAAATCTTAATGGAGCAACTTTAGCTAACATAGAAGCTGAAAGAGAATTTCAAAAATCATTAATTGCTACACAATCTAAGATAAATCCACTAATAAATATTCTTAAGGATAACAATACAACTTTAGAAGTAAGGAAACGAGCTTATAACGATTTAATTAAACAACATCCTGAATTTATTGGTACAGTTGATAAAGAATTTAAAGCAACTAATAAATTAACGAATGCTTATGATAGTTTAATTGAAAAATTAAAAGCTGCATCAAGAGCAAGAGCTTTAGAAAATGTAACACAAAAGCGTGATCAAAAGTTAGCTGATGCATTGGATGCAGAATTCAACGCAGAAATCGAATTTAGAAAAGAACAAGTTTTAAATCGAAAGATTCAAAAAGAAAATGAAAAGGCTGCAAAAAATTATACTGAAAAATTAAAAACAACAACCAGAGAATCTGCCGATTTATCTTATATACCAAAAAATTTAAATAACAATGCTGCAAAAGAATTAGAAAAATCAAAAATATTAAGGGAACAAGCACAGAAAGAATCTGATGAATGGAATAGATTTTTAGAATCAGAGTATAAAAAAACTTCAAAAAAAGAAGGAAAAACAACTCAGGATAATAATTTAAGTGGTGGTTTAAATTTAGGGACTGATTCATCAGGATCTAAAAATAAAACATCAATAAAATCCTCTGAAAATAAAGAAAAAACAAATCGTCAAAAATATTATGAAGATATAATACGTGATTATACTCAAAATCAAGAAGAATTACTAAGATTACGTGACAGATATGAGGATATTAAATTAAGTAATATCGAAAATGAATTCGAAAGAGAATTAGCAATTACCAATGCTGAATATTTACGTACTCGTAGAGAATTAGAAGGTAATAAAGTTTCTGACTCTATATTTAATACACTTTATAAAGCACGTCAAGAAGCATATAAAAAAGGTGATATGGAAATGGTTTCTAAATTAGATGCTGTAACGAAAACATATCATCAAAAAAATCAAGAAATAGATCATATACTTTTATTAGAAGCTAATGAATATGCTAAAAAATCTATTGAAATAGAACGTGCTCGCGAATTAAAAATAGTTGACAACCTAATAGAATCGGGCAACAAAAAAATAAATGAATTAAAGCGATTACAAACTGCCGAATTAGCAACCATTACGGATATCGAAATGGCAAAAGATATTCTTCGTCGTACAATGAGCGAAGAAGAAATCAAGCAAATTAAGTCGTGGGAAGATGCTAAAAAAGCATTGGATAAACAATACCAAAAAGAAACTTTAGAGGCACAAGAACAATTCTTACGTGATCAATTAAGCCAATTACAAGCCATTACCGAAGGGGATACTACTTCGGGTATAGACTTTAATCTTCTAACGCCTGAGCAACAAACAGAATTAAAAGAACAAGTTGAGCAAGCCAAACAATTAATCAACGAATTATTGATTGCAAAAAATCAATTGTTAGGCGAAGAGTCAGACGATAAAAATGGTAATAAAAAGAAAAGCAAAGGCGATGGAAATTCTTTAAATAAATACAGTACAGATATTTTAGGAATGTCGCCAGATGATTGGCAGTTGCTATACGATCATCTTAAGGAGGGTAAAATAGGCTTCGAAGAAATAGCCGCAGTTATTGGCGTAATGCAAAATATGTATAGCCAATATGCACAAATGGTGGCGGCTAACGAAAACCGAGAATTACAACGATTTGAGGAAAGAACCAATAGAAAGAAAGATGCACTTTCTCGTCAATTGGATCAAGGCTATATCGACCAAGCGACGTACAATGCCGAAGTACAAAAATTAGAAGATGCGTATAATAAAAGAAAAGCGCAAATTGAATACAATCAAGCTAAAAAAGAAAAACAAATGGCTTTAGTTTCTTCTCTAATGGGTACAGCTTCTGCAGTTGTTGGAGCATTAGGAAAAAAGCCTTGGGGATTAGATAATTTTATTTTAGCGGGATTAGTTGGTGCAATGGGTGCAGCACAAACATTAATGATTGCCAAGCAGCCATTACCATCCAAAGGATTTGAAGATGGATATATCGATATCCAACGCGAGCAAGATGGGAAAATGTTCAGAGCCAAGAAAGGTGGACGAGCAAAAACAGGATTAGTTTCTAAACCAACTCATTTCTTAGCAGGCGAACAAGGACAACATTTCCCAGAAATGATAATCGACGGACCTACTTGGAAGCGTATGGCTCCGGATATGAAACAAGCTTTGCAATCCGAAATTTTACGTGTACGTGGTTTTGAAAGTGGGCACTTCAATAACATTGCGTCAACAGACAATAGCGAATTAATCGCGTTCTTGAAATTAAATTTTGAAGTACTTTCTAAAATCTATGATGAAGGTTTAGAAGCAAAAATTATCAACGATTACCGCAATGCTGAACAATTGCAAAGAGGTTTGGACAAGTACAATAAATTCAAAGCTAAAACGAAGATCTAATGAATGAGATGTTACCACCAGGGGAATCAATTGGAGATGTAACCTACTATATCAATACCAATCCTTCTAATTTAAATTTTAATCGTTCTAATAACGATTCAGAAGTGAAGTTAGTTTCAGTTAATACGCAACAAAGCGGGCTTGAAAACTTTTCTCCTGAATATAAAATAGAATTCTTATGTGCTACAAATCAGTACGGGTATGATGTATTCGAGATAGATGGTGATACGTTTATCGAAAATTCGAACAGTGCTCATTGGGCAGGTAATGTTAAAGTTAAAATAAGTTATTTATCAAATGTACCTAATGGATATTACACTGGTTATTTATATATTATTATTTCTTACAAAAGAGATAATGAGCCTTGGGCAATAACAGCTTCGAAACAAGTTAATCTTAGTTTATCAGTTAATTTACCAACTTCATATAATTTTTCGATAGATAAAGCAGAAGATTTCGTCCATTATACACGAGGAAATAATAATTCGACAAATAGTATTGTAAATGTTGTTACAGATACTGATTATGTTATAAATGGACCATCTTATGTCTTGGTTAATGGAGAAGCTTTACCGAAAAATTTTCCTGCTGGGAATAGACAGTTAAAATTTACGGCACAAGCTTCTAATCAGTTAGAATATGGGAATAATGTAGCTTCAGTTATATTTAGAAAAGTAAATCAAACATTAACTACATTTATTCTGAATGTTTTACAAACCAATACCAATAATTTAGAGGTCAGCAAAGAAAATTTTTCGTTTTCTCATTTGCAAAGTATTGGTTTTAGTGATTGGCAATATTTTAATGTTTACCAACCAAATGCGGTAACAATCATCAAACCGGATTGGATAGAATTAAGAATAGAAAGAGAGATAGGAAATATTAAAGAGTATGCAATTCGTTCTATTTCAAATTCAACAATAGAAGTTGGAGAATACCAAGGGCAATTAATTTTTAATGATATCAATACACAAATAGCTGTTAATCTAAAGTTTGAATTATATAGCTATTGGAACACAAAATTTGATAAAGAAATACATTTCACCAAAGAGCATGAAGCATTAGATTTTTATGCCTATCAACGCAATAGTAATAATTATCTAAAATTAGAATTAAAAGGTAATGTAAGTGATTCGTTGAACGATAATTTCAGCATTGATACGATTCAGAATATCTATTACTTTAACAACAAAGGAAAGTTTGATTTAGGAGCATATTTGCATCGCTACTTTGATTTGTTTCAAAATCAAATCAATTATTTTGATTTTCTAAATTTTCCAAATGGAGTTCACAAACAATACGAATTAGGTAAAATAGACATAACTGTTTCTGAATACAATTACGAAACAGAAGAAATTGCATATAGCTATACAATTCCATCACAATTGTATTTAAAAGGTCATCGTCCGAAAACATTAAATAAAAATAATACGGGGGTAATTTCTAATGCAACAAATAAAATTTGTAGAGCAACTCCGCAATCAAAAATTATCGCACATTTTCTTACAAAACAATTAAATAGTAAAATTTATATTTATGTTAATCAGGTGGAAGTTACGAGTTACAACGCCAACGAATTAAATAGTTTAAGCCTTTACTCATTATACTATGATTTGAAAGAATTGGATTTACAACCAGGTAATTTAGTGGACGTGGTGTATGGTAATCAAGCAATGCAATATCAGATCCTTCCTTCTACTGCCTATTCTAATCATATAATCTATATAGATTATTGGGGACTGCCACAAATTTTCGAAATGACGGGCGGTTATTCTTATGTTCCGAAAGAAGAATATAGTACGTTTCGTAACCCAAAGAATCATCAAAAAAATGTAGGTGTAAATGAAGAAATTATTTTAAAATGGAATACGGGATATTACTTCCGAAATGATATTCCAAAAATCAAAGAAATAGCACAATCCAAAGTTTGTTGGTTAGTAAAAAATAATCAGATTATTGAGATAGTTCCAATTTTCCAAGATTTTGATATGTTTTCGACTGATAATTATTTATACAGCTCCGAGTTAGAATTTTACATAAACGCAGAAGATTATGATACTTGTTTCACAGATTGATGGATTATTCGAGATTGATTTAATCAATACGAAAATTTCGATTACCGAAGAAAATAACTGGTTTACAGATCGATTAGTTTCAAGTTCTTCTTTACCCGAAGAATTGCCATACGAAATACATCCGTTTTTTTTGCAATATCAATCAGACAATGCCGAAGATTATGAAGTAGAATTTGATGTGATTTTTAATGATTTTGGAACGTTACATAAAGCGAAATTCGAAATCATTGCCTTGCATGAATATACTTTTGAATTTTCCATCTTTTATGGTTGGGAAAACTTCCCGAATTGGGATAAAAAATTAATCGAATTAGATTTGCCATTAATCAGTACTGATAATATTTATACGCACGCCAATGCTATCAACGCAACTTTTTATCCAGAAAACGAATATTATTTTCCATGTATTCACACCGAACAATATTCGCAACAAGATTTGAATTATGCTTCATTCAAAGGGAGTTATAATTTACAAGATGAAAATGGAAATTTCTATATCAATTCAATGAATGTAGAAGAAAATCAAATTTTTAACTATACTATTCTTCGACCAAATTTATATTGGTTAAGTGTTTTGAATAAAATTATTTCACAAGCTGGTTACCAATTAGAAGGAGATATAGTGAATGATGATTTTCTTCAAAATTTATTGGTATTGACTTCAAGAAAATACGAACAACCGGACCGACCAGAAACGATTGAATGGATAGTTGGATTGGAAAGTTATGTAAAAAAAGGGGTAAAAACTCCACCAAAAGGATATGGAGAATGGGGACAATGGACATCAGACCAACAAATTTTACATTTCGGAAAATTTCGATTAAAAGGAATAATTAAAAATTGGGATGCGAAATATGTAGATGTTTTTTGTCGCATTTACTTAGATAATGTACTTATATATTCTAAAAGTGGGAGAAATAATTACGATGTAAATATAGAATTCACAACAAAAACGGAAGGTTCAATTTTACGTATTGAAGCGGTAGATTATCAACGAAATGATGAAAAAACAGATTTAAAAATAATTCCGATAGAAGTTTATAATCAAGACGGAAGTATCATTAATTATGTGATAGAATCTGCAGTTATAGATCTAAAAAACTCGCTTCCTGATGCACGGCAAGGCGAATTTATTGAAACAACCATGCGATGGTTTAATTACGATTTTACAGTTACTGGGAATAAAGTTATTATGAATAAAATCGAAAAGATTTTAAGAAGGAAACGTAACGCTGTGGATTGGCGAAAATTCGAAGTAAAGGGGAAAAACAGAACGACAGATTCGGGAGATAGTTACTTATTAAAATTCAAAGATCAGTCCAATGAGAAATATGTTTTTTCCCAAGCGTTTGTAACAAAAAATGGAATTCAAACTGAGAATTTTAAAACCAACGACAATACCAAAGAAATTGTAATTAATACGATTCCTTTACCTGTAACGTCAAAGAATAATAAACTATCTGCAACAATCATCAATGATGATGATTCAACCATTTTAGCTGGATTAAGGAGTAATTCTACAACTGATAATACTACTTTAGAAATGAGTGCGTATTTAATACCAAATATTTATGAGTTATGTTATAAAGCTTTTTTAAAGTTTAGAATTATGACGATGCAGTACGAATGGGAGTTTGCTTGTTCATCCGTAGAACTTGAACAATTCGATATTAAGCGTGAAGTTTTTTGCTATGACAACAACCAATTTATTAAACAAATTACACGCGAAAAATTAAGAGGGCAAGAAGATATTAATGTCCAGACCTATATGATTAGATAAAAAAATAAGCAGGTTTAAACCTGCTTATTTTCATCATTATTGTAAGAATAAACAGAATCAAGTTTATGAATATGTTTATTTTGTTCTGTTTGATTATTATGTACATAAATCATCGTCGTTTGTATTTTACGATGACCTAACAATTTTTGCAAGTCAGCAACATTTCCATCTGTTCTAATGTAATTCGAAGCGAAAGTATGACGAGCGACGTGAAATGATACTCGTTTTCTAATACCAGCTTTTTCTGCAGCTTCTTTTAGAAATTTCAAATTTACTTGATAACAATATTTTTTATTCCAATCGATTGATAAAGCAATTCGCTTTGCTCCTTCTGTTAAAGGTAATCGCAAAGGTTCGTTAACCTTACTCATTCTAATAATTATCACATCCTCAGAGATATTGCTCAATTTAAAATCATGTAAATCTTGATAACGTAAACCAGTGAAGCAACTGAATAAAAATAAACCTAAAGCATGATGTTGGGTATTGGTCAAGGTTGTTCCGTAGAATGTTTTTAAAAGTTTCCTTACTTCTAAAACCGTTAAATCTACTCTATTACTATCAAATGAACCTACTTTTATTTCCTCCAAATCAATCTCAAAATGAATTCCTTTTTTTCGTGCTTTTTTAAGGTATTTTTTTATCACCTTAATGTTTCGTGCGATGGTATGCTGAACATTTCCTTTATCTGTACAAAACTTACGATAATCATTAAAAAACGAATCATCGATAGAATAGAAAGGTATTTCCTTCCGCCACGTTTCAAGTTTAGTTTTTACAGACTTTAAATAACGTGCAGTACCTGGTTTTAAACCTTTTGAATCTTCTGTGATTTCACGATCCATAAAGGCTATAAAATCATAAAAGCTATTAAAATAAGTGTATTCTTCAATGAATCTTGAAATAGTCAAAACCTTTAAATCCCTTGCATATCTTGTTTTTATACTTAGAATTTTCTTTTCAATCTGATCAAGGATTTCATTTGTAATGTAGTCAT from Faecalibacter sp. LW9 encodes:
- a CDS encoding phage tail tape measure protein, with amino-acid sequence MAKKIHEEDIKLNIIINGDKSQKELADLDKSTKALVSTNKDLKKAKAELVAQGKRDSQEFKNLTNQIKENNATIKANEDRMKALRNAIGINALSIQQLRKHANELKYSLNTMVPGTTEWKNLNTQLQETNARIRQLTATGQAQKLSFGAAADWLNRYQTMLVSVAATITGLTYSVQKWMDYMGELSDAESDVMKTASMTKTEIEDLSKSLGELDTRTSRINLLKIAEEGGRIGIAKEEMADFVKVMDQVYVALGDSFTGGVEEVASKLGKLKMLFEETKDMDVPNAYNAIGSAINDLGANGVATENNIAEFTTRIGALPQTLKPSIADTLALGAAFEESGIEAEVSARAYSIFLNRASTETASFAKVMGLPVEKVKEMINANPLEFFLKFAERLKGINPEAVEMAQLLDHLKINADGANKVIGAAANNSERFRETIELSNQSFISANSLLNEFAIKNSNLAAIMDKTKKTFAQIFSSETLTKVLGSSIEWFAKFIGAVNDTDGSVTKWRNNLVLLVKTFAIIIATIISYKSALVLTTLWSTTLTKATNLLNASQKASAITGNLLKGVYLLLSSAYYLLTGQVNKATASMRLFNIAVKINPIGVLLSVITLVTTAVIAFSDRLEETEKNIRNLNGATLANIEAEREFQKSLIATQSKINPLINILKDNNTTLEVRKRAYNDLIKQHPEFIGTVDKEFKATNKLTNAYDSLIEKLKAASRARALENVTQKRDQKLADALDAEFNAEIEFRKEQVLNRKIQKENEKAAKNYTEKLKTTTRESADLSYIPKNLNNNAAKELEKSKILREQAQKESDEWNRFLESEYKKTSKKEGKTTQDNNLSGGLNLGTDSSGSKNKTSIKSSENKEKTNRQKYYEDIIRDYTQNQEELLRLRDRYEDIKLSNIENEFERELAITNAEYLRTRRELEGNKVSDSIFNTLYKARQEAYKKGDMEMVSKLDAVTKTYHQKNQEIDHILLLEANEYAKKSIEIERARELKIVDNLIESGNKKINELKRLQTAELATITDIEMAKDILRRTMSEEEIKQIKSWEDAKKALDKQYQKETLEAQEQFLRDQLSQLQAITEGDTTSGIDFNLLTPEQQTELKEQVEQAKQLINELLIAKNQLLGEESDDKNGNKKKSKGDGNSLNKYSTDILGMSPDDWQLLYDHLKEGKIGFEEIAAVIGVMQNMYSQYAQMVAANENRELQRFEERTNRKKDALSRQLDQGYIDQATYNAEVQKLEDAYNKRKAQIEYNQAKKEKQMALVSSLMGTASAVVGALGKKPWGLDNFILAGLVGAMGAAQTLMIAKQPLPSKGFEDGYIDIQREQDGKMFRAKKGGRAKTGLVSKPTHFLAGEQGQHFPEMIIDGPTWKRMAPDMKQALQSEILRVRGFESGHFNNIASTDNSELIAFLKLNFEVLSKIYDEGLEAKIINDYRNAEQLQRGLDKYNKFKAKTKI
- a CDS encoding helix-turn-helix transcriptional regulator, yielding MNYIKFLYEKSDYKSVKDFAKDADISERTMNSYIYENRDIPLSKFIKICNALNLDFEKFINQ
- a CDS encoding exonuclease domain-containing protein, whose protein sequence is MKNFVAIDFETANRKRISACSIGLSIFEDGKLIECKHFYIKPPINEEFESINMRIHKITPEDVKDACNFLDLWNTQLNSILNNQFIVLHNSSMDYSILKQLIEFYDIKNVYFKYLDTMLLAKNLGYPQKLELLCEEFNIKFDNIHKADEDSKVCGELFLKLINIDSDIENSIKHYPERDKKYYESISIERDKEYKILIDKFRVSKKELDNIVINGNNFLFTGEILEPRHIAEKFITNNGGKIVKSIQKKLNFLVVGKDYGWSKIDKTVELNNKDCSIQILLEEDFNILKSKVFQFRLTKKIVDVYDDYFIQTAKVNSFYGKYIYYSQNFKQPHNSIYQLGGNLNGTVVNHWSDESQLTNFFIISDADYASLESGELSQEVIFIQELIKKQQSIKDFQTQIISSNLKIVKFKTFENYLQNRTKLNSNNIISESELKRDIFLLTDNNN